One part of the Aestuariirhabdus litorea genome encodes these proteins:
- a CDS encoding YfhL family 4Fe-4S dicluster ferredoxin, translating to MALMITDECINCDVCEPECPNSAISPGEEIYEIDPNLCTECVGHYDEPQCVLVCPVDCIPKDPDHEETQEELQEKYNIITSA from the coding sequence ATGGCCCTGATGATTACCGACGAATGCATCAACTGCGATGTGTGCGAGCCCGAATGCCCCAACAGTGCAATCTCTCCCGGGGAGGAGATCTACGAGATCGACCCCAACCTCTGCACCGAGTGCGTGGGTCACTACGACGAGCCCCAGTGTGTACTGGTATGCCCGGTAGACTGCATCCCCAAAGATCCCGACCACGAGGAGACCCAGGAGGAACTGCAGGAGAAATACAACATCATCACCAGCGCTTGA
- the coaD gene encoding pantetheine-phosphate adenylyltransferase: MNTVIYPGTFDPITYGHGDLVNRAARLFDKVVIAVADNPKKKPLFDLETRIQLAESVTSHLSNVEVIGFNNLLAEFVTQRNANVILRGLRAVSDFEYEFQLANMNRVLAPSVESLFLTPSEKFSYISSTLVREIASLGGDVSKFVHPVVETALKERFHGATA; this comes from the coding sequence ATGAATACCGTCATTTATCCCGGTACCTTCGATCCGATCACCTACGGCCACGGCGATCTGGTTAACCGCGCTGCTCGCCTGTTTGATAAGGTGGTAATCGCGGTAGCAGACAATCCCAAGAAAAAGCCCCTGTTTGATCTGGAGACTCGCATCCAGCTCGCAGAATCGGTGACCTCACACCTGAGCAATGTAGAAGTGATCGGCTTCAATAACCTGCTGGCCGAATTCGTCACCCAGCGCAACGCCAACGTCATCCTGCGGGGGCTGCGGGCGGTATCCGACTTCGAGTACGAGTTCCAGCTGGCCAATATGAACCGGGTACTGGCCCCTTCGGTGGAGAGCCTGTTTCTGACCCCCTCCGAAAAGTTTTCCTATATCTCCTCAACACTGGTACGGGAGATCGCTTCCCTTGGCGGAGACGTATCCAAGTTTGTTCACCCGGTCGTGGAAACCGCCCTCAAGGAACGCTTTCATGGCGCCACTGCCTAA
- a CDS encoding GMC family oxidoreductase — MAIDDPIRRGIESGWKVHKGALFEQDHSFETDVVIIGSGAGGGTSAEILARAGLRVLIVEEGLLRSSNDFNMDEQTAYADLYQEGSARTTKDGGITILQGRAVGGTTVVNWTSSFRTPAPTLEHWRDHYGIDGFEPEAMAPWFERMEQRLGIEQWAMPPNENNDLLRRGCEALNYSSAIIPRNVRGCWNLGYCGTGCPTNAKQSMLVTTIPAALEQGAELLYLARAQYLRWEGERVTELVCSAMDSRCAKPTGVTLRIRARHFLLAAGAIGSPALLIRSNVPNPSSLLGRRTFLHPVSFSYAQMPDPVEGYYGAPQSVYSDHFQWDQGVTGPLSYKLEVPPLQPALTAALFKTTGDSLHQVMEALPNTHVMLALMRDGFHPLSQGGNVQLRNDGTPVLDYPLTDYLWDGLRRSLHSMAEIQFAAGAQRVRPSHQDSQYFDSLSKVREQIDRLPMQAYRMMVGSAHVMGGCMMGRDPNNSVIDSLGRHHQLENLSVFDGSAFPTSIGANPQLSIYGLACKQATALAKQLGDRPPG, encoded by the coding sequence ATGGCGATTGATGACCCTATCCGCCGCGGTATCGAGTCGGGCTGGAAGGTGCACAAGGGTGCCCTTTTTGAGCAGGACCACAGCTTTGAAACCGATGTGGTGATCATCGGCAGCGGAGCCGGAGGCGGGACCAGCGCCGAGATTCTGGCCAGGGCCGGGCTGCGGGTGCTGATCGTGGAGGAGGGGCTGCTGCGCTCCTCCAACGATTTCAACATGGATGAGCAGACCGCCTACGCCGACCTGTACCAGGAAGGCAGTGCAAGAACCACCAAGGATGGCGGCATCACCATCCTGCAGGGGCGAGCGGTGGGCGGCACCACCGTCGTCAACTGGACCTCCAGTTTTCGTACTCCAGCCCCGACCCTGGAGCACTGGCGCGACCACTACGGTATCGACGGCTTCGAGCCGGAGGCCATGGCCCCCTGGTTCGAGCGCATGGAGCAGCGGCTGGGTATCGAGCAGTGGGCGATGCCGCCCAATGAGAACAACGACCTGCTGCGCCGAGGCTGCGAAGCACTGAATTACAGCAGCGCGATCATCCCGCGTAATGTGCGTGGCTGCTGGAATCTCGGCTATTGTGGTACCGGCTGTCCCACCAACGCCAAGCAGTCGATGCTGGTAACCACCATACCCGCGGCCCTTGAGCAGGGAGCGGAACTGCTTTACCTGGCACGGGCACAATACCTGCGCTGGGAGGGAGAGCGGGTCACCGAGCTGGTCTGCTCGGCGATGGACAGTCGCTGCGCCAAGCCCACTGGCGTCACCCTGCGCATTCGGGCCCGCCACTTCCTGCTCGCCGCCGGCGCCATCGGCAGCCCCGCGTTACTGATCCGCTCCAATGTTCCCAATCCCAGTAGCCTGCTCGGCAGGCGCACCTTCCTGCACCCGGTCTCCTTCAGCTATGCGCAGATGCCCGACCCGGTGGAGGGCTATTACGGCGCTCCCCAATCGGTCTATTCGGACCACTTCCAGTGGGATCAAGGCGTCACCGGCCCCCTCTCCTACAAGCTCGAAGTGCCTCCCCTGCAACCGGCACTAACCGCGGCCCTGTTCAAAACCACCGGCGACTCGCTGCACCAGGTGATGGAGGCCCTGCCCAATACCCATGTAATGCTGGCACTGATGCGGGACGGCTTTCACCCTCTCAGCCAGGGGGGTAACGTGCAGTTGCGCAACGATGGCACACCGGTGCTCGACTACCCCCTCACCGACTACCTGTGGGACGGCCTCAGGCGCTCACTCCACAGCATGGCGGAGATCCAGTTTGCCGCCGGCGCCCAGCGGGTGCGCCCCAGTCATCAGGACAGCCAGTACTTCGACTCACTCAGCAAGGTACGCGAGCAGATTGACCGCCTGCCCATGCAGGCCTATCGCATGATGGTGGGTAGTGCCCATGTGATGGGGGGCTGCATGATGGGGCGGGATCCCAATAACTCCGTTATCGACTCACTGGGGCGTCACCACCAACTGGAAAACCTCAGTGTTTTTGATGGCTCTGCCTTCCCCACCAGCATCGGTGCCAACCCTCAGCTCTCCATCTACGGGCTGGCTTGCAAACAGGCCACCGCCCTGGCCAAACAGCTGGGCGACCGCCCGCCGGGCTGA
- a CDS encoding twin-arginine translocation pathway signal protein, translating to MTPFMRDGQATDPSRRRLLRSGLLGTLLLAGSGTLASLGGCSRQPPAATGLQRLRAEDQAFFAALYPVVLGSSLAPESARRDRQLAEAITSLDRFIAHISPALQEQLTQLLDLLHSSATRGLLTGVWGGWSSASDEQLNAFLLRWRDSSLATLRMGYSQLMQLMVMAWYLVPDSWPAVGYPGPPYQDQLITSPNHY from the coding sequence ATGACCCCCTTTATGCGCGATGGGCAAGCCACCGACCCGAGTCGCCGCCGGCTTTTGCGCAGCGGTCTGCTCGGTACCCTGCTGCTGGCCGGATCGGGCACCCTGGCCAGTCTCGGGGGCTGCTCCCGACAACCTCCGGCCGCCACAGGGTTGCAACGATTGAGGGCCGAGGACCAGGCTTTTTTTGCGGCACTCTACCCAGTGGTGCTGGGCAGCAGCCTCGCCCCGGAATCCGCCCGGCGCGACCGCCAGCTGGCGGAGGCAATCACCTCGCTGGACCGCTTTATTGCCCATATTTCACCGGCGCTGCAGGAACAGCTGACGCAACTGCTGGACCTTCTGCACAGCAGTGCCACTCGGGGCCTGCTGACCGGCGTCTGGGGGGGCTGGTCGTCGGCCAGTGATGAACAGCTTAACGCCTTCCTGCTGCGCTGGCGGGACAGCTCACTGGCCACCTTGCGCATGGGCTACAGCCAGTTGATGCAGCTGATGGTGATGGCCTGGTATCTGGTGCCCGACAGTTGGCCCGCCGTGGGCTACCCCGGCCCACCCTACCAGGACCAGCTGATCACCTCACCGAACCACTACTAA
- a CDS encoding coniferyl aldehyde dehydrogenase — MATELKQIGEQQQQMERMQALFKRQQQAFREAPMPSADKRIADLKKLKQMILDHQQTLIEAINEDFGGRSSDESLLAEIMPSIQGVNYAIKHLKRWMKPSKRHVGAHLAPAKAQVVYQPLGVVGIVVPWNYPLFLAVGPLTTALAAGNRAMVKMSEYTPATAQLFARLVEAAFSEEEVAVINGEAEVGARFSELPFDHLLFTGSTSVGRHVMRAAADNLTPVTLELGGKSPAIVGPDVPLADAAERICFGKSFNAGQTCVAPDYVLVPKEKEEAFVEAYRTAFTRMFPSLKGNPDYTHVINQRQHSRLNAWLQDAVEKGARVTSLGDDGDEASRCMPLQIVQAATDEMTLMQDEIFGPILPIVPYDTLEQALDYVKDRPRPLALYYFSYDKQSQQFVMENTHSGGACINETLFHVAVDDMPFGGIGPSGMGHYHGKEGFQTLSKAKGVFIKQKFNAARMIFPPYNKPINRLLYKLFIR, encoded by the coding sequence ATGGCCACCGAATTAAAACAGATCGGCGAACAACAGCAACAGATGGAGCGCATGCAAGCGCTGTTCAAACGTCAGCAGCAGGCGTTCCGTGAGGCTCCCATGCCCTCCGCGGATAAGCGCATCGCGGACCTGAAAAAGCTGAAGCAGATGATCCTCGACCACCAGCAGACGCTGATTGAAGCCATCAACGAGGATTTTGGCGGCCGCTCCAGCGACGAATCCCTGCTGGCGGAGATCATGCCCAGCATTCAGGGCGTCAATTACGCCATCAAACACCTCAAGCGCTGGATGAAACCCAGTAAGCGCCACGTCGGTGCCCACCTGGCGCCGGCCAAGGCCCAGGTGGTCTACCAGCCTCTGGGGGTGGTGGGCATTGTAGTGCCCTGGAACTACCCCCTGTTCCTGGCGGTCGGCCCCCTGACCACGGCCCTGGCAGCGGGTAATCGCGCCATGGTTAAAATGTCCGAGTACACCCCTGCCACCGCGCAGCTGTTCGCCCGGCTGGTGGAGGCGGCCTTCAGCGAAGAGGAGGTGGCAGTGATCAATGGCGAAGCCGAGGTAGGAGCCCGCTTCAGCGAGCTGCCCTTCGACCATCTGCTGTTTACCGGCTCCACCAGCGTCGGCCGCCACGTCATGCGCGCCGCCGCCGACAACCTCACTCCCGTGACCCTCGAGCTGGGCGGTAAATCCCCCGCTATCGTGGGTCCGGATGTCCCTCTGGCCGATGCTGCCGAGCGCATCTGCTTCGGCAAATCCTTCAACGCAGGCCAGACCTGCGTCGCCCCTGACTATGTACTGGTGCCGAAGGAGAAGGAGGAGGCCTTCGTTGAAGCCTATCGTACCGCCTTCACTCGCATGTTCCCCAGTCTCAAGGGCAATCCCGACTACACCCATGTGATCAACCAGCGCCAGCACTCCCGTCTTAACGCCTGGCTGCAGGATGCGGTCGAGAAGGGGGCGCGGGTCACCTCCCTGGGAGACGACGGCGATGAAGCCAGCCGCTGCATGCCACTGCAGATTGTGCAGGCAGCCACCGACGAAATGACCCTGATGCAGGATGAGATCTTCGGCCCCATTCTGCCCATTGTCCCTTACGACACCCTTGAGCAGGCGCTGGATTATGTGAAGGATCGCCCCCGCCCCCTGGCCCTCTATTACTTCAGCTATGACAAGCAGAGCCAACAGTTTGTGATGGAAAACACCCACTCCGGCGGTGCCTGCATCAATGAGACCCTGTTCCATGTGGCGGTGGATGATATGCCTTTCGGCGGTATCGGCCCCTCCGGCATGGGTCACTACCATGGCAAAGAGGGTTTCCAGACCCTTTCCAAGGCCAAGGGGGTGTTTATCAAGCAGAAGTTCAACGCCGCGCGCATGATCTTCCCCCCCTACAACAAGCCGATTAACCGACTGCTTTATAAGCTCTTTATTCGATAG
- a CDS encoding TetR/AcrR family transcriptional regulator, translating to MAKLKTRDRILHASLELFNEVGERNVTTNHIAADLGISPGNLYYHFRNKQQIIYELYLGYEAEIKQILKLPEGRPLTLEDKRGYLENIFEGIWRFRFFHRDLEHLLDCDPQLRAGYRALAQHCLVQGRAIYQGLVEAGYLKASPEEVEALAYNSWIIMTSWVGFLRTVVQEEGDPTLTSDMIRRGIYQIMALERVFLTEFAREQFRPMEEEFFAPIGGEL from the coding sequence GTGGCCAAGCTAAAAACCCGTGATCGTATCCTCCATGCCAGCCTGGAACTCTTTAACGAGGTAGGGGAGCGTAACGTAACCACCAACCATATCGCGGCGGACCTGGGCATCTCGCCGGGTAACCTCTATTACCATTTTCGTAACAAGCAGCAGATCATCTACGAGCTGTACCTCGGTTACGAGGCTGAGATCAAGCAGATCCTGAAGTTACCCGAGGGCCGTCCCCTGACCCTGGAGGATAAGCGGGGCTACCTGGAAAACATCTTTGAGGGGATCTGGCGCTTCCGCTTTTTCCACCGCGACCTCGAACACCTTCTCGATTGCGATCCGCAGCTACGTGCAGGCTACCGGGCGCTGGCCCAGCACTGCCTGGTGCAGGGCAGGGCGATCTATCAGGGGCTGGTGGAGGCCGGATATCTCAAGGCCTCCCCCGAGGAGGTGGAGGCGCTGGCCTACAACAGCTGGATTATCATGACCTCCTGGGTGGGCTTTTTGCGAACCGTGGTACAGGAGGAGGGGGATCCGACCCTCACCTCCGACATGATCCGGCGGGGCATCTACCAGATCATGGCGCTGGAGAGGGTGTTTTTGACGGAGTTTGCCCGTGAGCAGTTTCGCCCTATGGAGGAGGAGTTTTTCGCCCCGATAGGGGGGGAGCTCTAG
- the rsmD gene encoding 16S rRNA (guanine(966)-N(2))-methyltransferase RsmD: MAKPKPSPRKAAPPGRPSQVRLIAGLWRGRKLPVADREGLRPTPDRVRETLFNWLAPWVPGSRCLDCFSGTGALALEALSRGAAQACLLEFDQGVAQQLRCNLATLNDQRGRVIQGDALLQLAQPAPERFDLVFLDPPFRRQMLARCCELLEANGWLAEEARIYVECEKELSLESLPSNWTLYREKSAGQVSYRLFQRQP, from the coding sequence ATGGCAAAGCCGAAACCCTCACCGCGCAAGGCCGCACCCCCAGGGCGCCCCTCCCAGGTGCGCCTCATCGCCGGGCTCTGGCGGGGCCGAAAACTGCCGGTGGCCGATCGCGAGGGGCTGCGCCCCACCCCTGACCGGGTGCGGGAAACCCTCTTTAACTGGCTGGCGCCCTGGGTGCCAGGCAGTCGCTGCCTCGACTGTTTTAGCGGCACCGGGGCCCTGGCCCTGGAGGCGCTATCGCGGGGGGCAGCGCAGGCCTGCCTGCTGGAGTTCGACCAGGGGGTCGCCCAGCAGTTGCGCTGCAACCTGGCCACCCTCAATGACCAGCGTGGCCGGGTGATCCAGGGAGATGCCTTGCTGCAGCTGGCGCAGCCGGCCCCCGAGCGGTTCGACCTGGTTTTCCTCGACCCCCCCTTTCGACGCCAGATGCTGGCCCGCTGCTGCGAGCTGCTGGAAGCCAACGGATGGCTGGCGGAGGAGGCCCGCATCTATGTAGAGTGCGAAAAAGAGCTGAGCCTGGAGTCCCTGCCCTCCAACTGGACCCTCTACCGTGAAAAGAGTGCCGGCCAGGTGAGCTACCGCCTGTTCCAGCGACAGCCCTAG
- a CDS encoding M16 family metallopeptidase, with the protein MKAQKPRINRLFLWTLVATLPLAIVLLNRSAVSDVQPTPAAEPSPTPVLLAPAVERFESLAAIEANPTVKRRPLEIQHWNTSNGARVYFVAAPELPMVDLRLVFDAGSARDGDQAGLAMMTSGLIGEGTRQLDAGQISEGFEGLGAEFGASAYRDMGIVSLRSLSASAQLQPALALFTQVVSEPNFPEDALARTKNQAIASLEYQQQRAGELANLRFFSDLYGDHPYATPSRGTQESLEAMTQADLQGFFQRYYVARNLVISLVGDLDRRAAEAIVEQVSLSLASGEPAPALPEPPSLEGPIQTHIDHNSQQTQILIGGLGVAKGDPDYAALYVGNEILGGGGFGSRLMEEVREKRGLTYGVYSHFAPMRERGPFLVSLKTRADQTELALQVVNETLSGFLAEGPTEQELKTAKQNILGSFPQTTASNSSIVGQLGSIGFYDLPLDQLEQFLSEIESVSLEQIRAAFARHLDPQKLITLTVGQAAPEQAD; encoded by the coding sequence ATGAAAGCGCAAAAACCCCGCATTAATCGTCTCTTCCTGTGGACGCTGGTGGCCACCCTGCCGCTGGCCATTGTCCTGCTGAACCGCTCCGCCGTAAGTGACGTGCAGCCGACCCCTGCCGCCGAGCCGAGCCCGACCCCCGTCTTGCTTGCGCCAGCTGTTGAACGGTTCGAGTCCCTGGCTGCGATCGAGGCCAACCCCACGGTTAAACGCCGGCCACTGGAGATCCAGCACTGGAATACCTCCAATGGCGCCCGGGTCTACTTTGTCGCCGCTCCCGAATTACCGATGGTGGACCTGCGCCTGGTATTCGATGCCGGCTCGGCCCGGGATGGCGACCAGGCGGGGCTGGCCATGATGACCAGCGGCCTGATCGGCGAAGGCACCCGCCAGCTCGATGCCGGTCAGATCTCCGAAGGCTTTGAAGGGCTGGGGGCTGAGTTCGGTGCCAGCGCCTACCGCGATATGGGCATCGTCTCCCTGCGCAGCCTGAGCGCCAGCGCCCAACTGCAACCGGCTCTGGCACTGTTTACCCAGGTGGTGAGCGAGCCCAACTTCCCCGAAGACGCGCTTGCGCGCACCAAAAACCAGGCGATCGCCTCCCTGGAGTACCAACAACAGCGTGCCGGGGAACTGGCCAACCTGCGTTTTTTCAGTGACCTCTACGGGGACCACCCCTACGCCACCCCCAGCCGGGGAACCCAAGAGAGCCTGGAGGCGATGACACAAGCTGACTTACAGGGGTTTTTCCAGCGCTATTACGTGGCCCGCAACCTGGTGATCTCGCTGGTCGGCGACCTCGATCGCCGCGCGGCTGAGGCGATCGTCGAGCAGGTGAGCTTGAGCCTGGCCAGCGGTGAACCCGCTCCCGCACTGCCGGAGCCTCCGTCCCTCGAAGGCCCTATCCAGACCCATATTGACCACAACAGCCAGCAGACCCAGATCCTTATTGGTGGACTTGGCGTCGCCAAAGGCGACCCGGACTATGCGGCCCTCTACGTGGGCAACGAGATCCTCGGCGGCGGCGGATTCGGCTCCCGGCTGATGGAAGAGGTGCGCGAGAAACGGGGGCTCACCTACGGCGTATACAGCCACTTTGCCCCCATGCGTGAACGCGGCCCCTTCCTGGTCAGCCTCAAAACCCGTGCTGACCAGACGGAGCTGGCGTTGCAGGTGGTTAACGAGACCCTCTCCGGCTTCCTGGCCGAGGGGCCCACGGAGCAGGAGCTGAAGACCGCCAAGCAGAATATCCTTGGCAGCTTCCCCCAGACCACCGCCAGCAACAGCAGCATCGTTGGCCAGCTCGGCTCCATCGGCTTTTACGACTTGCCTTTGGACCAGCTAGAGCAGTTCCTGAGCGAGATCGAGTCGGTATCACTTGAGCAGATTCGAGCGGCGTTTGCGCGCCACCTCGACCCGCAAAAGCTGATCACCCTCACCGTGGGTCAGGCCGCGCCTGAACAGGCAGACTAA
- a CDS encoding M16 family metallopeptidase, with translation MRFFWLSGRLASLLGLLFISSQGFAAASSTHEYVLPNGLKLIVREDHRAPVVVSQVWYRIGSSYESVGHTGLSHLLEHMMFKDSKRLETGEFSRIMARVGASENAFTSRDATAYYQVLAANRLPLSFELEAERMQNLVISDEEFTRERQVVLEERRQRVEDRPEGITYERFQATAHQASPYGNPVIGWQQDLESMQADDLRRWYQNWYSPNNAIVVVVGDVDPEEVLQLATRYFGPIPARPHPQVKPLVEINTPGARRIEMELETARLPSLYMGFNVPVLNTAEQEWETYALRMLSGVLDGGYSARIETRLVRGSEVASSAGVGYSAFSRGDSLFTFSGVPNTQKGHDLEELESAFWEQIEQLKQTPPSQQELDRIKAQVISSLVYEQDSISSQAQQIGILESIGQSWRVADQELDRLNAITPEQIQQVAQKYLTRERVTVATLSPKATASQ, from the coding sequence ATGCGCTTTTTCTGGCTTTCGGGGCGTCTCGCCTCCCTGCTTGGGCTGCTCTTTATCAGCAGCCAGGGCTTCGCCGCCGCCAGCAGTACCCACGAATACGTTTTACCCAATGGCCTTAAACTGATCGTTCGCGAGGACCACCGGGCGCCAGTGGTGGTCTCCCAGGTGTGGTACCGTATCGGCTCCAGTTACGAGTCGGTCGGTCATACCGGCCTCTCCCACCTGCTTGAGCACATGATGTTCAAGGACAGCAAGCGCCTCGAAACCGGTGAGTTTTCACGCATCATGGCCCGTGTCGGCGCCAGTGAAAATGCCTTTACCAGCCGCGATGCCACGGCCTATTACCAAGTCCTGGCGGCCAACCGCCTGCCCCTGAGCTTTGAACTGGAAGCGGAGCGAATGCAGAACCTGGTGATCTCCGATGAGGAGTTCACCCGCGAGCGGCAGGTGGTGCTGGAGGAGCGGCGGCAACGAGTGGAAGATCGCCCCGAGGGGATCACTTACGAACGTTTCCAGGCCACCGCTCACCAGGCCAGCCCCTATGGCAACCCGGTGATCGGTTGGCAGCAGGATCTCGAGTCGATGCAAGCCGACGACCTGCGCCGCTGGTACCAAAACTGGTACAGCCCCAATAACGCCATCGTTGTGGTGGTTGGCGATGTAGACCCCGAAGAGGTACTGCAGCTGGCGACCCGCTACTTCGGCCCTATACCGGCGCGCCCCCATCCGCAGGTCAAACCCCTGGTGGAGATCAATACCCCCGGAGCCCGCCGCATCGAGATGGAGCTGGAGACGGCCCGCCTCCCGTCGCTGTACATGGGCTTTAATGTGCCGGTGCTCAACACCGCGGAGCAGGAGTGGGAAACCTACGCCCTGCGCATGCTGTCGGGGGTGCTCGATGGCGGCTACAGCGCTCGCATCGAAACCCGACTGGTACGGGGCAGCGAAGTCGCCTCCAGCGCCGGGGTTGGCTACAGTGCCTTCAGCCGGGGCGACAGCCTGTTCACCTTCAGTGGCGTGCCCAACACCCAGAAAGGCCACGATCTGGAGGAGTTGGAGAGCGCCTTTTGGGAACAGATCGAGCAGCTGAAGCAGACCCCGCCGTCCCAGCAGGAGCTGGACCGCATCAAGGCACAGGTGATCTCCTCACTGGTCTACGAGCAGGACTCCATCTCCAGCCAGGCCCAGCAGATCGGCATTCTAGAGAGTATTGGCCAGAGCTGGCGGGTAGCCGACCAGGAGCTTGACCGCCTCAACGCCATCACACCCGAACAGATCCAGCAGGTGGCGCAGAAATACCTGACCCGGGAACGGGTCACCGTTGCCACCCTCAGCCCTAAAGCCACCGCCAGCCAGTAG
- the ftsY gene encoding signal recognition particle-docking protein FtsY: MSEKKRWFWQRGDSATPENENSTADHPEVEQPEASAAEPVAEVASVTTRQEPQPQESSQEGLFGRMKRGLAKTRSGLVAGVTTLFIGKKEIDDDLLEELETQLLVADVGMAATREIIDGLIQRVKYKELDDADALLGALKSELRTLLEPANRQLAIDDSKTPFVILVVGVNGVGKTTTIGKLAKRLQVEGKRVMLAAGDTFRAAAVEQLQVWGERNEIPVIAQHTGADSASVIFDAVEAARARNIDVLIADTAGRLHNKDNLMEELKKVKRVMGKLDDSAPHEVLLVVDASTGQNALNQAREFNKAVSLSGMALTKLDGTAKGGIVFAMAQEMKLPIRFLGVGEQIDDLRPFVADEFVDALFDMDRL, from the coding sequence ATGTCCGAGAAAAAACGCTGGTTCTGGCAGCGCGGCGATAGCGCCACCCCTGAAAATGAAAACAGCACTGCCGATCACCCTGAGGTTGAGCAGCCTGAGGCTAGCGCCGCCGAGCCCGTGGCAGAGGTGGCCAGCGTCACCACCCGCCAGGAGCCCCAACCGCAAGAGAGTTCCCAGGAGGGTCTCTTTGGCCGCATGAAGCGGGGCCTCGCCAAGACCCGGTCGGGGCTGGTTGCCGGGGTGACCACCCTCTTCATTGGTAAAAAGGAGATCGATGATGACCTGCTGGAGGAGCTGGAAACCCAGCTGCTGGTGGCGGATGTGGGGATGGCCGCCACGCGGGAGATCATCGATGGCCTGATCCAGCGGGTCAAGTACAAGGAGCTTGATGATGCCGACGCCCTGTTGGGGGCCCTCAAGTCCGAGCTGCGGACTCTGCTGGAGCCTGCCAACCGGCAGCTGGCTATCGATGACAGTAAAACCCCCTTTGTCATTCTGGTGGTAGGGGTCAACGGGGTGGGTAAAACCACCACCATTGGCAAACTGGCCAAGCGGCTTCAGGTCGAGGGCAAGCGGGTGATGCTGGCGGCCGGTGATACCTTCCGGGCGGCTGCGGTTGAGCAGCTGCAGGTGTGGGGAGAGCGTAACGAGATCCCGGTGATCGCCCAGCATACCGGGGCGGATAGCGCCTCGGTGATCTTTGATGCCGTGGAGGCGGCGAGGGCACGCAATATCGATGTGCTGATCGCCGATACCGCCGGTCGCCTGCACAACAAGGATAACCTCATGGAGGAGCTGAAAAAGGTCAAGCGGGTGATGGGCAAGCTCGATGACAGTGCCCCCCACGAAGTGCTGTTGGTGGTCGATGCCAGCACCGGCCAGAACGCCCTTAACCAGGCCCGCGAGTTCAATAAGGCGGTCTCCCTCAGCGGTATGGCGCTGACCAAGCTCGATGGTACCGCCAAGGGGGGCATCGTGTTCGCCATGGCCCAGGAGATGAAGTTGCCGATCCGCTTCCTTGGGGTTGGTGAACAGATCGATGACCTGCGCCCCTTCGTGGCCGACGAGTTTGTTGATGCCCTCTTTGATATGGACCGCCTCTAG
- the ftsE gene encoding cell division ATP-binding protein FtsE — protein MIQFDQVSKRYPTGQVGLEGVSFHINAGEMAFLTGHSGAGKSTLLKLVMLMERATHGQVRIAGRNLRSMGRGEIPAHRREIGVVFQNHQLLFDRSVFENVALPLQISGYSRVDIGKRVRAALDQVGLLDKEKLPPISLSGGEQQRVGIARAVVHKPKLLLADEPTGNLDPGLSAEIMTLFERFNQVGVTVLIASHDMALIERMRHRVLTLNQGRLVADG, from the coding sequence GTGATCCAGTTTGATCAGGTGAGTAAGCGCTACCCTACCGGCCAGGTAGGGCTGGAAGGGGTTAGCTTTCACATTAACGCGGGGGAGATGGCCTTTCTGACCGGCCACTCCGGGGCCGGCAAAAGCACCCTGCTGAAGTTGGTGATGCTGATGGAGCGGGCCACCCACGGCCAGGTTCGCATCGCCGGTCGAAACCTGCGCTCCATGGGGCGGGGCGAGATCCCGGCGCACCGGCGGGAGATCGGCGTGGTGTTCCAGAATCACCAGCTGCTGTTCGACCGTTCGGTTTTTGAAAATGTCGCCTTGCCCCTGCAGATCTCCGGCTATTCCCGGGTGGATATCGGCAAGCGGGTGCGGGCCGCGCTGGATCAGGTGGGCCTGCTGGATAAGGAAAAGCTGCCCCCTATTAGCCTGTCGGGTGGCGAGCAGCAGCGGGTGGGTATTGCCCGCGCGGTGGTCCACAAGCCCAAGCTGCTGCTGGCCGATGAGCCCACCGGCAACCTGGACCCCGGGCTGTCGGCCGAGATCATGACCCTGTTCGAACGCTTCAACCAGGTGGGGGTGACGGTACTGATCGCCTCCCACGACATGGCGCTGATCGAGCGCATGCGCCACCGTGTACTGACCCTGAACCAGGGGAGGCTGGTGGCCGATGGCTGA